A genome region from Pseudodesulfovibrio alkaliphilus includes the following:
- a CDS encoding uracil-xanthine permease family protein, with protein sequence MREVHSTEYSFKPKDALLGAQMLFVAFGALVLVPLLTGLDANVALFTAGAGTLVFQVITRGRVPVFLASSFAFIAPIIYGVQTWGIPATMCGLFGAGVMYMVISLLVRIFGVGMLRRILPPVVTGPVIMVIGLVLAPVAVHMAMGRTGDGSAWLVPNATAMIIAGVALVTTVFASLLGRGWIKLIPILLGIVAGYTTSLVLDFTGFTAATQAAFDPGQLPNWTGSALIGFEAVAQAPLLAVPNFVFPEWSAEALLFIVPVAIAPAIEHFGDILAIGGISGKDYVKDPGIQRTMLGDGVATSLAATLGGPPNTTYSEVSGAVALTRAFNPAIMTWAAITAIVLAFVGKLGAFLSTIPTPVMGGIMILLFGAITVIGINTLVRAGNDLMLPRNLAIVAIILVVGIGGMTFDLVIVKLGGIGLAGIVGVLLNLVLPCKDCNDPLPDEIAPAGPDHRTDL encoded by the coding sequence ATGCGTGAGGTTCATTCCACGGAGTACAGTTTCAAACCCAAGGATGCGCTGCTGGGCGCCCAGATGCTCTTTGTCGCCTTCGGCGCACTGGTGCTGGTGCCGCTGCTCACCGGCCTTGACGCCAACGTGGCCCTGTTCACGGCCGGGGCGGGAACCCTGGTCTTCCAGGTCATCACCCGCGGCAGGGTGCCCGTGTTCCTGGCCTCAAGCTTCGCCTTCATCGCCCCCATCATCTACGGCGTCCAGACCTGGGGCATTCCCGCAACCATGTGCGGCCTCTTCGGAGCGGGTGTCATGTACATGGTCATCAGCCTCCTGGTGCGTATCTTTGGCGTGGGCATGTTGCGTCGCATCCTCCCCCCGGTGGTCACCGGCCCGGTAATCATGGTCATCGGCCTGGTGCTGGCCCCGGTGGCCGTCCACATGGCCATGGGCCGTACCGGCGACGGCTCGGCATGGCTCGTGCCAAACGCCACGGCCATGATTATCGCGGGCGTGGCCCTTGTCACCACGGTCTTCGCCTCACTGCTCGGCAGGGGGTGGATCAAGCTCATCCCCATCCTGCTCGGCATCGTTGCAGGCTACACCACCTCCCTGGTCCTCGACTTCACCGGCTTCACCGCCGCCACCCAGGCCGCCTTCGATCCCGGCCAACTGCCCAACTGGACAGGCTCCGCCCTGATCGGCTTCGAGGCCGTGGCACAGGCACCCCTGCTGGCCGTGCCCAACTTCGTCTTCCCGGAATGGAGCGCCGAGGCGCTGCTGTTCATCGTGCCAGTGGCCATCGCCCCGGCCATCGAGCATTTCGGCGACATCCTGGCCATCGGCGGCATCTCGGGAAAAGACTACGTCAAAGACCCCGGCATCCAGCGGACCATGCTCGGCGACGGCGTAGCCACCTCCCTGGCCGCCACCCTGGGCGGCCCGCCCAACACCACCTACTCCGAGGTCTCGGGCGCTGTGGCCCTGACCCGCGCCTTCAACCCGGCCATCATGACCTGGGCGGCCATCACGGCCATTGTCCTCGCCTTTGTGGGCAAACTCGGCGCGTTCCTCTCCACCATCCCGACCCCGGTCATGGGCGGAATCATGATCCTGCTTTTCGGGGCCATCACCGTCATCGGCATCAACACCCTGGTCCGGGCAGGCAATGACCTGATGCTGCCGCGCAACCTGGCTATCGTGGCCATCATCCTGGTGGTCGGCATCGGCGGCATGACCTTTGACCTGGTCATCGTCAAGCTGGGCGGCATCGGCCTTGCGGGCATCGTGGGCGTACTGCTCAACCTCGTGCTCCCCTGCAAGGACTGCAACGACCCCCTGCCCGACGAAATCGCCCCGGCAGGCCCGGACCACCGTACCGACCTCTAG
- a CDS encoding dephospho-CoA kinase — protein MSIKAEKRSWERVVAPSDRGLRLDRFWARELADEGVSRGRAKEWIEAGLALVDGEAVIRGKHVLSGGETLRLGDGGPPAADAEARAVPGEVAVVFEDEHLAVVDKRAGLTTHPAPGEPGPTLVNHLLHRWPDMAAGLSGMDRQRPGIVHRLDKDTSGLIAVARSEAVRLRLAADFALRRVCKTYLAIVHGRPDPARGTVDAPIGRHPTHKTRMAVTPRGGREARSDYRVLWTGPRGLASLVAVRIHTGRTHQIRVHMAHLGHPLLGDAVYGPRENAQWTRRPDILAGLAPRQMLHAFHLGLRHPATGEPLILWREPPEDFRSLLAALPRECLRVGIVGMPGSGKSALLGFLCRQGHACFSADEAVGWLYEPGGDGATMLGQRYGSAYLRGDGGVDRPALLAAMRNSEGLRREVMDMIHPMVRHRCEEFFRAHRDASVVYAEVPLLLEGGWHTDGVVDMVAGVRCPEALRTGALRLARGLDAETLAVFDSWQWPEADKLAVCDVILDNDDGLDRLEAEAARLHGAALARYEERTAATRSWLVGLWPELAANMDREAAGELALMAEREEADETQDEAWTSDPDEADDQ, from the coding sequence ATGAGCATCAAAGCGGAAAAACGGAGCTGGGAGCGCGTGGTCGCGCCATCGGATCGGGGACTGCGGCTTGACAGGTTTTGGGCGAGGGAGCTGGCGGACGAGGGGGTGTCGCGTGGCCGGGCCAAGGAGTGGATCGAGGCCGGGCTGGCTCTGGTGGACGGCGAGGCCGTGATCCGGGGCAAGCATGTCCTCTCGGGCGGCGAGACCTTGCGCCTGGGCGACGGGGGGCCGCCCGCGGCCGATGCCGAGGCCCGTGCCGTGCCCGGCGAGGTGGCCGTGGTCTTTGAGGATGAACATCTCGCGGTCGTCGACAAGCGGGCCGGGCTGACCACTCACCCCGCGCCGGGCGAGCCGGGGCCCACCCTGGTCAACCACCTGCTGCACCGCTGGCCGGACATGGCTGCCGGACTTTCGGGCATGGACCGTCAGCGGCCTGGCATTGTTCATCGGCTGGACAAGGATACCTCGGGTCTCATTGCCGTTGCCCGCAGCGAGGCGGTCAGGCTGCGGCTGGCCGCCGATTTCGCGTTGCGTCGGGTGTGCAAGACCTATCTGGCCATTGTTCACGGGCGGCCGGATCCGGCCAGGGGAACCGTCGACGCCCCCATAGGCAGGCATCCGACCCACAAGACGCGCATGGCTGTCACGCCAAGGGGGGGGCGCGAGGCCCGCAGCGACTACAGGGTGTTGTGGACCGGGCCGCGTGGGCTGGCCAGCCTCGTGGCCGTGCGCATCCACACCGGACGGACCCACCAGATTCGGGTTCACATGGCCCATCTGGGGCATCCTCTGCTGGGCGATGCGGTCTACGGGCCGCGTGAGAACGCCCAGTGGACGCGCAGACCCGACATTCTGGCCGGGCTGGCCCCGCGCCAGATGCTTCACGCCTTTCATCTCGGTCTGCGTCATCCGGCCACGGGGGAGCCGCTCATTCTGTGGCGCGAGCCCCCAGAGGATTTCCGCTCCCTGCTGGCCGCCCTGCCCAGGGAGTGTCTGCGGGTGGGCATCGTGGGCATGCCGGGCAGCGGCAAGTCGGCCCTGCTCGGGTTTCTTTGCCGACAGGGACATGCCTGCTTCAGCGCCGACGAGGCCGTGGGCTGGCTCTACGAGCCGGGCGGCGACGGGGCGACCATGCTCGGCCAACGCTACGGGAGTGCCTATCTGCGCGGCGACGGCGGGGTGGACCGCCCCGCCCTCCTGGCGGCCATGCGGAACTCCGAAGGGCTTCGGCGCGAGGTCATGGACATGATTCATCCCATGGTCCGGCACCGCTGCGAGGAGTTCTTCCGCGCCCACCGTGACGCGTCCGTGGTCTATGCCGAGGTGCCGCTGCTGCTGGAGGGGGGCTGGCACACCGACGGAGTGGTGGACATGGTGGCCGGGGTGCGCTGCCCGGAGGCCCTGCGCACCGGAGCGTTGCGCCTGGCGCGGGGGCTGGACGCCGAAACCCTGGCCGTGTTCGATTCCTGGCAGTGGCCCGAGGCGGACAAGCTGGCCGTCTGCGATGTGATCCTTGATAACGACGACGGGCTGGACCGCCTGGAGGCCGAGGCCGCCCGGCTGCACGGGGCGGCCCTGGCCCGGTACGAGGAGCGGACGGCGGCAACCCGTTCCTGGCTGGTCGGCCTCTGGCCGGAACTCGCCGCGAACATGGACCGCGAGGCGGCCGGAGAACTCGCGCTGATGGCGGAGCGGGAAGAGGCGGACGAGACGCAGGACGAAGCGTGGACGAGCGACCCGGATGAGGCAGACGACCAATGA
- a CDS encoding rhomboid family intramembrane serine protease, producing MIPIRDNVPRVTTPVAVSAIILLNAAVFLYSLGLDPRSLAHLFHVHGVVPARFFEPVWAVRAGYPDISGWPLLSYMFLHGGWVHVILNMWMLWIFGDNIEDVTGHFGFVVFYLLCGLAAVGLQMLFEQTSPVPIIGASGAVAGVMGAYIILYPHGRVLTLVPIVFIPLFLRIPSGLFLGVWFLSQVAAGLVSGGGAQSVAWWAHVGGFVAGSGLIHWFRRPGKCRYCYNPTTRDYDPELEDK from the coding sequence ATGATACCCATCCGGGACAACGTGCCGCGAGTGACCACGCCCGTGGCGGTCTCGGCCATCATCCTGCTCAACGCGGCGGTATTCCTCTACAGTCTCGGGCTTGATCCTCGCTCCCTGGCCCATCTCTTCCACGTTCATGGCGTGGTTCCGGCCCGTTTCTTCGAGCCAGTCTGGGCCGTGCGGGCCGGGTATCCCGACATCTCGGGCTGGCCGCTGCTCTCCTACATGTTCCTGCATGGCGGCTGGGTCCATGTCATTTTGAACATGTGGATGCTCTGGATCTTCGGCGACAACATCGAGGATGTCACCGGCCATTTCGGGTTCGTGGTCTTCTATCTGCTGTGCGGGCTGGCCGCGGTCGGGCTGCAGATGCTTTTCGAGCAGACTTCGCCTGTGCCCATCATCGGCGCATCCGGGGCCGTGGCCGGGGTCATGGGTGCCTATATCATCCTCTATCCCCACGGGCGGGTGCTTACCCTGGTGCCCATTGTCTTCATTCCCCTGTTCCTGCGCATTCCCTCGGGGCTTTTTCTCGGGGTGTGGTTTTTGTCCCAGGTGGCGGCCGGACTTGTTTCGGGCGGCGGCGCACAGAGCGTGGCCTGGTGGGCCCACGTGGGCGGCTTCGTGGCCGGAAGCGGCCTGATCCACTGGTTCCGTCGGCCCGGCAAATGCCGCTACTGCTACAACCCGACCACCAGGGACTACGATCCGGAGCTTGAGGACAAGTAG
- a CDS encoding ABC transporter substrate-binding protein, protein MKVCSWSARTLAFMALFVVLALNPVLAAGPPKTLQKVKVVMVGDRLVDVAWKLGIAPTGMVSRLSLWSKGREVALVAQALGCANKVTVMAPASLSTFMKKTGVTRVIVEKYTPTCLYKDIDFGKIPDLVKDVPGATVEYVDFDSGLDSAVADIAAKFGKEERGKELISAYEENMKQAETALPGKPLGKRVVVLSGTYSSSTGKTFVNVEAPGGYSDQFFLSRLGCVNAAAPMIPDPSAVSKGHASTPRLHGLKQANPDVIVMVGNAFAVQKALQGALVRDPGLADVPAIKNRAVFTLPFYVAADLLDYPDFLRQWTLALQD, encoded by the coding sequence ATGAAGGTTTGCAGTTGGTCCGCGAGGACCCTTGCGTTTATGGCCCTGTTTGTCGTTTTGGCCCTGAATCCGGTTTTGGCTGCCGGGCCGCCCAAGACGCTGCAGAAGGTCAAGGTGGTCATGGTCGGCGACAGGCTGGTGGATGTTGCCTGGAAGCTCGGCATTGCCCCTACGGGCATGGTCAGTCGTTTGAGCCTCTGGTCCAAGGGGCGCGAGGTCGCTCTGGTGGCCCAGGCTCTGGGTTGCGCCAACAAGGTCACTGTCATGGCGCCTGCGTCGCTTTCCACGTTCATGAAGAAAACCGGCGTGACGCGGGTTATCGTGGAAAAATACACTCCGACATGCCTTTACAAGGACATTGACTTCGGCAAGATTCCGGATCTGGTCAAAGATGTTCCGGGCGCGACAGTGGAGTATGTGGATTTTGACAGCGGGCTGGATTCTGCCGTGGCGGACATAGCGGCCAAATTCGGCAAAGAGGAGCGCGGCAAGGAGCTTATTTCCGCCTACGAAGAGAACATGAAGCAGGCTGAGACGGCCCTTCCAGGCAAGCCTCTTGGGAAAAGGGTGGTGGTTCTGAGCGGCACCTATTCGTCGTCCACTGGAAAAACATTTGTCAACGTGGAAGCCCCTGGCGGCTACTCGGATCAGTTCTTTCTCTCCCGCCTGGGTTGCGTCAACGCTGCTGCGCCGATGATTCCCGATCCGTCGGCGGTCTCAAAGGGGCATGCCTCCACACCGAGGCTTCACGGACTCAAACAGGCCAACCCCGATGTCATTGTCATGGTCGGCAACGCCTTTGCCGTGCAAAAGGCGTTGCAAGGCGCCCTGGTCCGGGATCCCGGGCTTGCCGATGTCCCGGCCATCAAAAACAGAGCGGTTTTCACCCTGCCGTTCTATGTGGCGGCGGATTTGCTGGACTATCCTGACTTCCTGCGTCAATGGACGCTGGCGTTGCAAGACTGA
- a CDS encoding DnaJ C-terminal domain-containing protein: protein MEYKDYYKLLGVSRSATKDEIGKAFKKLARKFHPDLNPNDAAAEGRFKEINEAYEVLKDEKKRKLYDQFGSDWEHGQHFQPPPGYENVNFGGGAGFSDFFETIFGGGGGSFRGGFQQGGYSQGFGGSGYHSRPRRGSDSEAVYELTLEEAYQGGAKSITLQEQVAGPDNIPRLTTKTLEVKVPAGVKDGQKIRLAGQGNPGMNGGARGDLYLRIRLVPHHLYKVKDSDIVLDLPLAPWEAALGATVRIPTLDGPVEMKIPPGIGSGKKLRIKGRGLGSGARRGDQFVRIMIQSPDRLSGEERRLWEELKETSSFMPRNF from the coding sequence ATGGAATACAAAGACTACTACAAGTTGCTTGGCGTGTCCCGGTCCGCGACCAAGGATGAGATCGGCAAGGCTTTCAAGAAGCTGGCCCGCAAGTTCCATCCCGACCTCAATCCCAACGACGCCGCTGCCGAGGGCCGGTTCAAGGAGATCAACGAGGCTTACGAAGTGCTCAAGGACGAGAAGAAACGCAAGCTCTACGACCAGTTCGGTTCGGACTGGGAGCACGGGCAGCACTTTCAGCCTCCCCCGGGATACGAGAACGTCAATTTTGGCGGCGGGGCCGGATTCTCGGACTTTTTCGAGACCATCTTCGGTGGGGGCGGCGGCAGCTTCCGCGGCGGCTTCCAGCAGGGTGGTTATTCCCAGGGGTTCGGAGGTTCCGGGTATCATTCGCGCCCACGGCGCGGGAGCGACTCCGAGGCCGTGTACGAGCTGACCCTTGAGGAGGCATATCAGGGCGGGGCCAAGTCCATCACGCTTCAGGAGCAGGTGGCCGGGCCGGACAACATTCCGCGGCTGACCACCAAGACCTTGGAGGTCAAGGTGCCCGCCGGGGTCAAGGACGGGCAGAAGATCCGACTGGCCGGGCAAGGGAATCCCGGCATGAACGGAGGGGCCAGGGGCGATTTGTATCTGCGGATCAGGCTCGTGCCGCATCATCTCTACAAGGTCAAGGACAGCGACATTGTCCTTGATCTGCCGCTGGCTCCTTGGGAGGCCGCCCTCGGGGCCACGGTACGCATCCCGACTTTGGACGGGCCGGTGGAGATGAAGATTCCGCCGGGAATCGGCTCGGGCAAGAAGCTGCGCATCAAGGGGCGCGGGCTGGGAAGCGGCGCCCGGCGGGGAGACCAGTTTGTGCGCATCATGATCCAGTCGCCCGACAGACTCTCGGGCGAGGAGAGGCGGCTGTGGGAGGAACTCAAGGAGACATCGTCCTTTATGCCCAGGAATTTCTAG
- a CDS encoding phosphoglycerate mutase has product MPKTCVMIVLDGLGDRAHGELGHQTPLQAAQTPTLDRLAALGSAGLYHAGKLGRPMPSEDAHFAMFGSPRAEFPGRGPLEALGAGVNLDGDAIAMLAHFTCVLESLEGQLIVKHDRICGTPDEIDAFHAAVANYSRNGIAIDLHRTGGMSSVLTMRGDVSPFITDSNPMADGRFVSALRPLASHADDPAAIRTADALTEYLRWAYARLCDLPQNKQRVRQTLPPINGLVTQRAGKLSQGVSMRDRFGLRGLSMASGFMYKGLAAFLGLDFRKVRDSRDPARDLAERVRLATEFLDRYDFIHIHHKAADRAAHTKSPRGKVKAIEALDRGLGETVDPLLMNEDVLLVVTSDHSTPSRGTLIHSGEPVPVLFAGEGVRRDAVAAFDETAVAAGALGLLRGDEMMHMVLNYLDRARMEGTHDTPMPQEFWPGDYDPFLVRPEG; this is encoded by the coding sequence GTGCCAAAAACCTGTGTCATGATCGTGCTCGACGGCCTGGGGGACCGGGCCCACGGCGAGCTTGGCCATCAAACCCCCTTGCAGGCGGCGCAGACCCCGACGCTGGACCGCCTCGCCGCCCTGGGCAGCGCCGGTCTGTATCACGCGGGCAAGCTGGGCCGTCCCATGCCCAGCGAAGACGCCCATTTCGCCATGTTCGGCTCGCCCAGAGCAGAGTTTCCCGGACGCGGACCGCTGGAGGCACTGGGGGCCGGGGTGAACCTGGACGGCGACGCCATTGCCATGCTCGCCCACTTCACCTGCGTGCTTGAATCCCTGGAGGGGCAGCTCATCGTCAAACACGACCGCATCTGCGGCACGCCTGACGAAATCGACGCCTTCCACGCGGCTGTGGCCAACTATTCCCGCAACGGCATCGCCATCGACCTCCACCGCACCGGGGGCATGTCCAGCGTACTGACCATGCGCGGCGACGTGTCGCCATTCATCACCGATTCCAACCCCATGGCCGACGGCCGGTTCGTTTCTGCGCTACGCCCCCTGGCCTCCCACGCCGACGACCCGGCCGCCATACGCACGGCAGACGCTCTGACAGAGTATCTTCGCTGGGCCTACGCCCGGCTGTGCGACCTGCCGCAGAACAAGCAACGGGTGCGCCAGACCCTGCCCCCCATCAACGGGCTGGTCACCCAACGAGCCGGCAAGCTCAGCCAGGGCGTGTCCATGCGCGACCGCTTTGGCCTGCGCGGCCTGTCCATGGCCAGCGGCTTCATGTACAAGGGTTTGGCAGCCTTTCTGGGGCTGGATTTCCGCAAGGTGCGCGACAGCCGGGACCCGGCCCGCGATCTGGCCGAACGGGTGCGGCTGGCCACCGAATTTCTGGACCGCTACGACTTCATCCACATCCACCACAAGGCCGCCGACCGCGCCGCCCACACCAAGAGCCCCCGGGGCAAGGTCAAGGCCATCGAAGCCCTTGACCGCGGCCTGGGCGAGACCGTGGACCCGCTGTTGATGAATGAGGATGTTCTGCTGGTGGTGACTTCCGATCACTCCACCCCGAGCCGGGGTACACTGATCCACTCGGGCGAGCCGGTGCCGGTCCTGTTCGCGGGCGAGGGGGTGCGCCGCGACGCTGTGGCCGCCTTCGACGAGACGGCGGTGGCGGCCGGCGCCCTGGGCCTGCTGCGCGGCGACGAGATGATGCACATGGTCCTCAATTATCTCGACCGCGCCCGCATGGAGGGCACCCACGACACACCCATGCCCCAGGAATTCTGGCCCGGCGACTACGACCCCTTCCTGGTCCGGCCGGAGGGATGA
- a CDS encoding Fur family transcriptional regulator yields MKKDYCVDCQGVAASSLPVARLNENIRSRSGRPRFKSASREVDDGIDQFKEYLESNNLKLTPQRRRILMAFLAMREPFSAEELLAASGGVESGISLSTLYRALSHLQGAGLARRVGQAGVSCLYEVVSGHSCQLVCENCGRRVSVSNPFLESMREVAALQEGFVLRHCTARYYGLCPDCGTRHGIKSGLD; encoded by the coding sequence ATGAAAAAGGACTATTGCGTTGATTGTCAGGGGGTTGCCGCCAGTTCTTTGCCTGTTGCGCGTCTCAATGAGAATATTCGCAGCAGGAGTGGCCGACCAAGGTTCAAGTCTGCTTCTCGGGAAGTTGATGACGGAATTGACCAGTTCAAGGAGTATCTCGAGAGCAACAACCTGAAACTTACGCCGCAGCGACGGCGTATCCTCATGGCTTTTCTTGCGATGAGGGAACCTTTCAGCGCCGAGGAACTGCTGGCCGCGTCGGGCGGTGTCGAAAGCGGTATCAGTCTGTCCACTCTTTACAGGGCGCTTTCCCATCTTCAGGGGGCCGGTCTTGCCAGGCGCGTGGGACAGGCAGGAGTTTCATGCCTTTACGAAGTCGTTTCCGGTCATTCCTGCCAACTCGTCTGTGAGAACTGCGGTCGTCGCGTGTCAGTGAGCAACCCGTTTCTCGAAAGCATGCGCGAGGTGGCTGCACTACAGGAAGGATTTGTCTTGCGCCACTGCACGGCCCGATATTACGGGCTATGCCCGGACTGCGGCACCCGGCACGGCATCAAGTCTGGGCTGGACTGA
- a CDS encoding chaperone modulator CbpM, with amino-acid sequence MTTKRLAKIMMRSPGLNLPERSEYVAWTQLVELTSIEPSQVAELVDLGWITPARTGASEYLFRLRDVYRIHKLMRLVKDLDISFDGGSIIVDLLERIEELEKEIEELRRLV; translated from the coding sequence ATGACGACCAAACGCCTTGCAAAGATCATGATGCGTTCGCCCGGCCTGAATCTGCCCGAGCGTAGCGAGTATGTGGCCTGGACCCAACTGGTGGAGCTGACCAGCATCGAGCCGTCCCAGGTGGCGGAACTGGTCGACCTCGGCTGGATTACTCCGGCCCGCACCGGGGCTTCGGAATATCTCTTCCGGTTGCGCGATGTCTACCGCATCCACAAGCTGATGCGGCTGGTCAAGGACCTCGACATCTCCTTTGACGGCGGGTCCATCATTGTGGATCTGCTGGAGCGCATCGAGGAATTGGAAAAGGAAATAGAGGAACTCAGGCGGCTTGTCTGA
- a CDS encoding transporter gives MKILYALVVALIMGMASPGASVAEESAHDHGAGDAVVGELGGGAGAKGRMAGGKGKGGGPKGGQAGEKPLRCAGLVNMSNGMVLPVGKYSVSLKYVHVSKDKLYDGQDRKTGNYNGKYKRVDNVVNLTAKAGLFDDFEARIQVPLINREQKQKSGNPPAHSATVRNSGFGDPIIMGRYALLSERNGDPFSLAVGAGVKVPLSNTDKKTPPGGASSAEYMGPNFQLSTGSWDPKMEIGATKMLGRSRVDAHFMYTIAGDGAHDSRGGNQFKYDFGYGYALNKYFDLEIELNGVDQQPVTHNGEKTVNTGGHFIFITPGVHWKITDSTRLAVGVPVVVYRNLRGEPRTPERSSKFNLGEDYRIVTSLSYHF, from the coding sequence GTGAAGATACTTTACGCATTGGTTGTCGCCCTGATCATGGGCATGGCCAGCCCGGGAGCGTCCGTCGCGGAAGAGTCAGCGCATGACCACGGCGCTGGCGATGCCGTGGTGGGCGAACTCGGCGGTGGGGCAGGAGCCAAGGGCAGGATGGCGGGTGGCAAGGGAAAGGGTGGTGGCCCAAAGGGTGGTCAGGCTGGAGAAAAACCCCTGCGCTGCGCAGGACTCGTGAACATGTCCAACGGCATGGTTTTGCCTGTTGGCAAGTATTCCGTCAGCCTCAAGTATGTGCATGTGAGCAAGGACAAGCTCTATGACGGCCAGGACCGGAAGACCGGAAACTACAACGGGAAGTACAAACGGGTCGACAATGTGGTCAATCTCACCGCCAAGGCCGGATTGTTCGATGATTTTGAGGCCAGGATTCAGGTTCCACTGATTAACCGCGAGCAGAAGCAGAAGTCCGGCAATCCTCCTGCACACTCAGCCACGGTGCGCAACAGCGGATTTGGCGATCCGATCATTATGGGCAGGTATGCACTGCTCTCCGAGCGCAATGGTGATCCCTTCAGTCTGGCAGTTGGAGCGGGCGTGAAAGTCCCCTTGAGCAATACCGATAAAAAAACTCCTCCTGGCGGGGCTTCTTCGGCTGAGTACATGGGGCCGAACTTCCAGTTGAGCACAGGCTCATGGGACCCCAAGATGGAGATTGGCGCAACCAAGATGCTGGGCAGGTCCAGGGTCGATGCACATTTCATGTACACCATAGCTGGCGACGGAGCCCACGATTCGCGTGGGGGGAACCAGTTCAAGTACGATTTCGGCTACGGCTATGCTTTGAACAAGTATTTTGACTTGGAAATCGAGCTTAACGGGGTGGACCAACAGCCAGTGACGCACAATGGAGAAAAAACGGTCAACACTGGGGGGCACTTCATCTTCATCACCCCCGGAGTACACTGGAAAATTACCGACAGCACCCGGCTTGCCGTGGGTGTCCCCGTGGTGGTCTACCGCAACCTGCGGGGCGAGCCACGGACGCCGGAGCGAAGCAGCAAGTTCAATCTTGGTGAGGACTACAGGATCGTCACCAGCCTGTCCTATCATTTCTAG
- a CDS encoding BON domain-containing protein — protein MQHPRRTVPCLLLVALAFACAAWTPWGAVYGSIRDERSVADQAVDKKISLSIKKAMADRDAKKALKIHVYCFLRHVYLVGAIDDRDFRDFAADSARKTEGVDQVYTHLVNETDTLTDDLEIAARVRAALIAEKQLSSTQIETETMNGEVVMIGMVRSQADAQLAVRIARGVQGVRKVTSYLIPPR, from the coding sequence ATGCAACACCCCCGGAGAACCGTTCCCTGCCTCCTGCTTGTCGCCCTCGCCTTTGCCTGCGCGGCCTGGACTCCCTGGGGAGCCGTGTACGGCAGCATCCGCGACGAACGCAGCGTGGCCGACCAGGCCGTGGACAAGAAGATTTCCCTGAGCATCAAAAAGGCCATGGCCGACCGCGACGCCAAGAAGGCTCTCAAGATCCATGTGTACTGCTTTCTACGCCATGTCTATCTGGTAGGAGCCATCGATGACCGGGACTTCCGCGACTTTGCCGCGGACTCCGCCCGGAAGACCGAGGGCGTCGATCAGGTTTACACCCACCTGGTGAATGAAACCGACACCCTGACCGATGATTTGGAGATCGCTGCCAGGGTTCGCGCCGCCCTCATCGCCGAGAAGCAGCTGAGTTCCACCCAGATCGAGACCGAGACCATGAACGGCGAAGTGGTCATGATCGGCATGGTCCGCAGCCAGGCGGACGCCCAGCTGGCGGTGCGCATCGCCCGGGGCGTCCAGGGCGTTCGCAAGGTGACATCCTATCTGATCCCGCCCAGATAG
- the upp gene encoding uracil phosphoribosyltransferase codes for MALHVVDHPLIRHKIGILRKHDISTSRFRQLANEVTRLLTYEATKDFETEKITIEGWAGEVEVDSIKGKKVTVVPILRAGLGMMDGVFDMIPGAKASVVGFYRDEESLEPVQYYVKLASQMEERTALILDPMLATGGTLNATIKLLKDSGCKSIRGLFLCAAPEGIERILGEHPDVDIYVAAVDEKLNDIGYIIPGLGDAGDKIFGTK; via the coding sequence GTGGCCCTACACGTGGTTGACCACCCGCTCATCCGGCACAAGATCGGCATCCTTCGCAAACATGACATTTCCACCAGCCGCTTCCGCCAGTTGGCGAACGAAGTTACCCGGCTCCTGACATACGAGGCCACCAAGGACTTTGAGACGGAGAAGATCACCATTGAGGGATGGGCCGGCGAGGTGGAGGTGGACTCCATCAAGGGCAAGAAGGTCACGGTGGTGCCCATCCTGCGCGCCGGGCTCGGCATGATGGACGGCGTCTTCGACATGATCCCCGGCGCCAAGGCATCGGTGGTGGGCTTCTACCGCGACGAGGAGAGCCTGGAGCCTGTGCAGTACTACGTCAAGCTCGCCAGCCAGATGGAGGAGCGCACCGCCCTGATCCTGGACCCCATGCTGGCCACCGGGGGCACGCTGAATGCCACCATCAAGCTGCTCAAGGATTCGGGCTGCAAGTCCATCCGGGGGCTTTTCCTCTGCGCCGCGCCCGAGGGTATCGAACGCATCCTGGGCGAGCACCCGGACGTGGATATTTACGTTGCGGCCGTTGACGAAAAGCTCAACGACATCGGCTACATCATTCCCGGCCTCGGAGACGCCGGGGACAAGATATTCGGCACCAAATAG